ATGTGAGAAAATCATTGGTCACTAATCCGTTAACGGTAAATGTAAAGCAGTTGCCTGAAGGAAAACCGGTGAACTTTTCCAACGCTGTGGGAACGTTTAGCTTCACTTCCTCCATCAACACGCAACAAACTCGGGCAAACGAACCGATTACCGTTTCGGTCGAAATATCGGGAACAGGAAACATGAAACTTATTCAGAACCCTGAAGTTAAATTTCCCACTAATTTTGAGATTTACGATCCGACCGTGACCAATAATTTTCAGGTCACCACCAACGGATTGACCGGCTCCCGGAAAATAGAATATCTTGCTATCCCCCGCTACGAAGGGAATTACGATATTCCGCCCATTGAGTTTTCCTATTTCGACCTGAATACCCATTCCTATAAAACCCTGAAATCATCCGGATATAATTTACAAGTTGCCAAAGGTGACCCCGGAAAAGCGTCGGCAAGCAGCTACGTGAACCAGCAGAACGTCCGCGTGGAGCAGGATATTCGTTTCTTGAAAACCGGGGAACCGCAATATCAATACAAGAACAGTTTCTTTGCCGGATCCACTGGATATTGGTTATGGTACCTGATCCCCCTAGTTGCACTGATTGTTTTTTATCTCTTTAACCGGAAAATGGCCAGGGAAAATGCCGATGTGGCGCGGATGAGAACCAGAAAAGCGAACAAGATGGCTATCCGAAGGTTGAAGGTTGCGGAAAAATTCCTGAAGGAGCATAACAAAGAAAAATTTTACGACGAAGTACTGCGTGCCCTTTGGGGATATTTCAGCGATAAGTTGTCTATGCCCGTGGCAAACTTAACCAAGGATAATATAGAAAAAGAGCTGTCCGACTACGGAATGGACAATGAGTTAACCGGTAAGTTTATGCAGATACTTAATACTTGCGAGTTTGCGCGTTACGCACCGGCAGAGAGTGATGCGGCTATGGATAAGTTGTACAACGAAACGGTTGATGCTATCGGTAAAATGGAAAGCAAACTAAAAAGAAAGTGATATGCAAACAATCAAAAATACATTGATCCTGGTTCTGCTTCTTTTTGCGACCGTATCTTCTGCACAGAGTTCTGTGGAAATGGCTTCCGAAGCGTATAGGAGTGAAGATTACAAAAGAAGTATCCAACTGTACGAACAGGTGGTGGCCCAGCAATTATCGGAGGGGAAAGAGTCGGCAGAAATTTACTACAACTTGGGGAACGCCTATTTCAGGAATGGAGAAGCAGCAAAAGCAATCCTTAACTACGAACGTGCTTTGCTCCTTAATCCGGGCGATAGTGACATTCGCCACAACCTCCGGTTTGCCCGTACGCGTATCGAAGACAAGATCGATACTTCAGAAAGCTTTTTCCTGACAAATTGGATCTACAGCTTTAAAAACCTGTTCAACTCCAATACGTGGGCAACCATAGCCATAGCCCTCTTTATCGCTTTTCTCTCCTGCATCGCGACGTTTCTTTTTGTAAGAAAAGTGTGGATTAAAAAAACGGCTTTTTACACCGGTATTATTATTTTTGCCCTGCTTCTTTTGTCCAACGTGTTTGCGTTCAGTCAGAAAAACAACCGCATTCACCGCAACACTGGTATCGTGATGGCTGCGTCTGCATCTATCATGGCTTCGCCCGATGCCAACAGCCAGGAACTTTTCCGTCTGCACGAAGGGACTAAGGTGAAGCTTAATAAGACCGATGGGAACTGGATTGAAATAGAAATTGCCAACGGTAGTGTGGGCTGGACATCGAAAGAGAATGTGGAGGTAATATGAAAGAAGCGGTTGAAAACTTTTTGCCGGTTGAACGGGACCTTTTTTTTGCTTTGAACGGTAGCGATTCGATCTTTCTGGATAATCTCTTCTGGACTTTCACCGGCAGATACGTTTGGGTGCCGTTGCTGTTGTTTCTCGTGGTCGTGTTTTTCTACAAATCGCCGCGCCGGGAAGGTATCCTGGCGACTGTTTTTCTTATTTTGCTGTTTGCCTTGTGCGACCAGGTTTCTTCGGGGTTGTTCAAACCCCTTTTTGAACGATTCCGCCCAACGCATCATCCTGATTTCAAGGAGTTGGTCGATACCGTTAATAACTATCGGGGCGGAAGATTTGGATTTATATCCGGACATGCCACTAACAGCTTTGGGCTGGCTGTCTTCTTTTCGCTTGTTTTCAGAAACCGATGGGTTACCCTACCTGTTTTTGCATGGGCGATCCTGAACAGCTATTCGCGAATCTACCTGGGCGTACATTTTGTTTCAGATATTGTAGCCGGAGCTATCACCGGATCGTTGCTCGCCTGGATGCTTTATGAACTTTATGCATGGATAAGGATCCGCTACTTTCATGTTCCGGCTCCGGAAGGCCGATTATCGGTTTACCCGGCTGAAAGAGGCAGGATAGCAGGCGTGGTATTTGCAGTCTATATACTTTTAATACTATTTTTTAGCCCTTTTTTAGCAACTTTACCACATTGAAGTTTGTTTAGAGGATACAAAGTAACATTTTCGTCATTTTTTTGACGAAAATAATTGGCGTTATCTGAAATATTGTGTAAGTTTAGGGCATAATTCACTAACGAGATTTATCAATCATAAAAATTAAGCAACCATGGCAAGAACTCTCACTTTTAACGAATTAAGAGCATTGAAGGACAAACTCCCTGACGGTAGTATCCACCGGATAGCTGAAGAATTGGGCCTAAAACCCGAAACGGTAAGAAACTATTTTGGTGGATACAATTACAAAGAAGGCAAAAGTATCGGTGTTCATATCGAGCCCGGCCCCGACGGAGGTATAGTTGTTTTAGATGACTCTACTATATTCGATAAAGCGTTGTCCATATTGGGACTTGAAGATTATCCTGTTTATCAGGAAGAACCTGTTGAGGAAGAGGATAATATCTGATCCATCCTGAGAGATGAAGCCCAATATTTGATAGATTACAGGCAAATATTGGGTTTTTTCTTTTGATAGCTATAAACCATTTTAACGATAAGAACATGGAAAAAGACGATAGAAAACCAGGCAGTCCCGAACAAAAACTGGTGACCGTTGCGATTCACTCCTACGAGAAAGCGGTCATCCTCAAATCGATCCTCGAGTCGGAAGGAATTCCTGCCGTTATTCACGGTGTGAGTATCATTCAACCTACGGTTCCCGGGAACGTGCGGGTGAGGATAAACGAAAGTGATCTGCCCAGGGCGCTTACCATCATTGAGCAGGTTGATTTTACCTCCAACGTTGAGTCGGAGGATGACCTCGAAAAAGTGAAGGTTAAAAACGAAGTGTTGATACCGGTAGATTTTTCGAACTATACGTTGAAAACCTGTGAATTCGGATTTAATCTTGCTTTCGACATCGGCTGCGACGTAAAATTGGTCCATTCTTTCTTCACCCCTTATTATCCGATGGCCATACCTTTTGGAGATTCTTTCTCAGTCCAGACATCCGATAAGGATCTTTATAAAGACATTAGAAACAAGATGGAGTCGGAAATGAACACGTTGGTCAAAAATATCAGTGAGAGGATTGCCAACAACGAATTTCCCGATGTCAAGTTTTCATACCTGCTGATGGAAGGCCTTCCCGAAGAAGAGATCATCTCCTATTCCAAAAAACAACGTCCGCGGGCTATCGTGATGGGTACCCGGGGAAGCAACGCAAAGGACCTTGACCTGATCGGCAGTGTTACCGCAGAAGTGATTGACGGCTGTAAGACACCGATCTTTGCCATTCCCGAGAACTCCAAGGATCAGGATATTTCTCAAATGAAGAACATCCTTTTCCTGACCAACTTCAGGGAGCGTGAATTTAAGGCTTTCGATATCATGATGGCTTTCATAAAGCCTTATCCTGTGAAAGTGTATTTAGCACATATGGCCAGGAAAGAGGATATGTGGGACGAAATCAAGTTGTCGGGAACCCAAAAGTACCTGGAGGAACAATATCCCGATCTGGATATTGATTATGAGGTGATTGACCGTGACAGGCAACTCGAAGTCGTACTCGAGGAGTTTGTGAAGGAACACAAGATAGACATGATCGCCATGTCGAGCTCGAGAAGAGGACTGTTTGCCCGTATCTTTAACCCGGGAATCGCACGAAGGATGCTTTTCCATTCCGACACACCGTTATTGGTGATCAAAGGATTATAAAAAAGCGAAGAGAGGCCGTCCCGCAGAAGTAATTTCCTTTTTGAGACGGCCTCTTTTTAGAGGTACCTGGCGGAGTCGAACCGCCGTAGACGGTTTTGCAGACCGCTACCTAGCCACTCGGTCAAGGTACCGATTTTGCATAAAGCGAATGCAAAGATAATGTATTTATTTTTGTGAACAAAACTCTTCCCTACAATTTATGAAAATAATGACCGAAATGCGTCGCTCACTTTCTTCACCTGCACAATTTCAATTTTTACTTTCGACTTGAAACCTTTCAGGTTGTTGGCCGGAACGATAATGCGTGAGAAGCCCAGTTTCTCGGCTTCGGTAATCCGCTGTTCGATGCGGTTTACCGGGCGGATTTCCCCCGATAGTCCAACTTCTCCGGTGAGGCAGGTATCTCTGTCGACAGCCATATCCAGACTCGACGAAAGGACCGAGGTGATTACCGCCAGATCCATCCCCGGGTCGTTCACACGCAACCCTCCGGCAATATTCAGGAAAACATCCTTTTGTGCCAGTTTAAACCCGGCCCGTTTCTCCAGAACCGCCAGCAGCATGTTCATCCGCCGGATGTCGAATCCCGTTGCCGAGCGCTGCGGATTCCCGCCGTAAGCTGCCGTGCTCACCAGGGCCTGTGTCTCGATAAGAAAAGGTCGGATGCCCTCGATTACCGCTGAGATGGCCACGCCGCTTAGTCCTTCGTGGTTCTGGGTAAGTAAAAGTTCGGACGGGTTATTCACTTCGCGAAGCCCCGATTGGTTCATCTCGTAGATACCCAGTTCTGATGTGCTGCCGAACCGGTTCTTGATACTTCGTAATATGCGGTACATGTAGTGTTGGTCGCCTTCAAACTGCAACACAGTATCCACAATATGTTCCAGTACCTTGGGGCCGGCAATGTTACCCTCTTTGGTGATGTGCCCGATAAGAACGACGGGTGTTCCCGATTGTTTGGCATACTTGAGGATGGATGCGGCACATTCGCGCACCTGAGAAATACTTCCGGGCGATGACTCCATGGCGTCGCTGTAAACGGTTTGGATGGAGTCGACAATTACGAGTTGCGGGGAGATGTTTTTAATATGTTTGAATATTTCGTCGAGATTGGTCTCGCAAACAATCAGGCAATTGTCGTTTTCAATACCGATGCGGTCGGCCCTCAGTTTCAATTGCCTCGCGCTCTCCTCACCGGAAACGTAGAGGGTTCTGATCTCTCCCAACTTCAGCATGGTTTGCAGTACGAGCGTGGATTTACCGATTCCCGGCTCTCCCCCAATCAGTACCAGGGATGCAGGTACCAGTCCGCCACCCAGTACACGGTTTAATTCCTCGTCGTTCATGTCGATTCTAGGCTCTTGTTCCGCCCTTATCTCGCGAAGCGGTAAAGGTTGGCTCTTCACGCTTTCGAACGAACGTGTATCGGTAACTCTTGAAGGAGCATCTTTTCGCACCAGCTCCTCCACCAGCGATCCCCATTCGCCACAGGCAGGGCATTTCCCCATCCATTTGGGCGATTCGTTGCCGCAGTTGGTACAAAAGTAGGTTGATTTTAGTTTGGCCATGCGTTGAGTTTGTTTACAAAGATAGCGATATTTTTACCCTTCTGAACATTTTTGTATTTTTGTATCCTAAAAAACAAATTCGAAATGAACAGTCCCGTCATCCCTTCACTTATTTCCAACGCTTTAAACATCCGCCTCAATAATGTGGAAAATACCATTAAACTGTTGGAAGGCGGTGCTACCATCCCTTTTATCAGCCGATACCGGAAAGAAGCAACCGGATCGTTGGATGAAGTACAGGTTTCAGAAATTAAATCACTGAATGATAAATTCATTGAGCTCGAAAAACGGAAGAAAACCGTTCTGTCG
This portion of the Petrimonas sulfuriphila genome encodes:
- a CDS encoding protein BatD; the protein is MKYFLEKYRVTFLSLVLLLTGITTLQAQVTFRASAPNGVVKGEQFRLSYTLNQEGKDLRLPDLKGFDVLFGPSTSRSFSQSTVNGKTTSESSVTYTYILVAPEEGTFTIEPASITVNGSSYRSNSLTVKVLPPDKTAENRQGGNPGSAGSGSSSAAPAATVSANDAFIRAIVSKDNVYEQEGFTVTFRLYTTLNITDLGKIEFPEFEGFMAEEVAIASNQQLQMERYNGRNYYTADLKKTLLFPQRSGKITIPSGRLEMVFSVPSGKKVSTFFGTQEVMADVRKSLVTNPLTVNVKQLPEGKPVNFSNAVGTFSFTSSINTQQTRANEPITVSVEISGTGNMKLIQNPEVKFPTNFEIYDPTVTNNFQVTTNGLTGSRKIEYLAIPRYEGNYDIPPIEFSYFDLNTHSYKTLKSSGYNLQVAKGDPGKASASSYVNQQNVRVEQDIRFLKTGEPQYQYKNSFFAGSTGYWLWYLIPLVALIVFYLFNRKMARENADVARMRTRKANKMAIRRLKVAEKFLKEHNKEKFYDEVLRALWGYFSDKLSMPVANLTKDNIEKELSDYGMDNELTGKFMQILNTCEFARYAPAESDAAMDKLYNETVDAIGKMESKLKRK
- a CDS encoding tetratricopeptide repeat protein, giving the protein MQTIKNTLILVLLLFATVSSAQSSVEMASEAYRSEDYKRSIQLYEQVVAQQLSEGKESAEIYYNLGNAYFRNGEAAKAILNYERALLLNPGDSDIRHNLRFARTRIEDKIDTSESFFLTNWIYSFKNLFNSNTWATIAIALFIAFLSCIATFLFVRKVWIKKTAFYTGIIIFALLLLSNVFAFSQKNNRIHRNTGIVMAASASIMASPDANSQELFRLHEGTKVKLNKTDGNWIEIEIANGSVGWTSKENVEVI
- a CDS encoding phosphatase PAP2 family protein, with protein sequence MKEAVENFLPVERDLFFALNGSDSIFLDNLFWTFTGRYVWVPLLLFLVVVFFYKSPRREGILATVFLILLFALCDQVSSGLFKPLFERFRPTHHPDFKELVDTVNNYRGGRFGFISGHATNSFGLAVFFSLVFRNRWVTLPVFAWAILNSYSRIYLGVHFVSDIVAGAITGSLLAWMLYELYAWIRIRYFHVPAPEGRLSVYPAERGRIAGVVFAVYILLILFFSPFLATLPH
- a CDS encoding DNA-binding protein, encoding MARTLTFNELRALKDKLPDGSIHRIAEELGLKPETVRNYFGGYNYKEGKSIGVHIEPGPDGGIVVLDDSTIFDKALSILGLEDYPVYQEEPVEEEDNI
- a CDS encoding universal stress protein gives rise to the protein MEKDDRKPGSPEQKLVTVAIHSYEKAVILKSILESEGIPAVIHGVSIIQPTVPGNVRVRINESDLPRALTIIEQVDFTSNVESEDDLEKVKVKNEVLIPVDFSNYTLKTCEFGFNLAFDIGCDVKLVHSFFTPYYPMAIPFGDSFSVQTSDKDLYKDIRNKMESEMNTLVKNISERIANNEFPDVKFSYLLMEGLPEEEIISYSKKQRPRAIVMGTRGSNAKDLDLIGSVTAEVIDGCKTPIFAIPENSKDQDISQMKNILFLTNFREREFKAFDIMMAFIKPYPVKVYLAHMARKEDMWDEIKLSGTQKYLEEQYPDLDIDYEVIDRDRQLEVVLEEFVKEHKIDMIAMSSSRRGLFARIFNPGIARRMLFHSDTPLLVIKGL
- the radA gene encoding DNA repair protein RadA: MAKLKSTYFCTNCGNESPKWMGKCPACGEWGSLVEELVRKDAPSRVTDTRSFESVKSQPLPLREIRAEQEPRIDMNDEELNRVLGGGLVPASLVLIGGEPGIGKSTLVLQTMLKLGEIRTLYVSGEESARQLKLRADRIGIENDNCLIVCETNLDEIFKHIKNISPQLVIVDSIQTVYSDAMESSPGSISQVRECAASILKYAKQSGTPVVLIGHITKEGNIAGPKVLEHIVDTVLQFEGDQHYMYRILRSIKNRFGSTSELGIYEMNQSGLREVNNPSELLLTQNHEGLSGVAISAVIEGIRPFLIETQALVSTAAYGGNPQRSATGFDIRRMNMLLAVLEKRAGFKLAQKDVFLNIAGGLRVNDPGMDLAVITSVLSSSLDMAVDRDTCLTGEVGLSGEIRPVNRIEQRITEAEKLGFSRIIVPANNLKGFKSKVKIEIVQVKKVSDAFRSLFS